One segment of Alnus glutinosa chromosome 2, dhAlnGlut1.1, whole genome shotgun sequence DNA contains the following:
- the LOC133859260 gene encoding uncharacterized protein LOC133859260, whose amino-acid sequence MNHCNFQQNAFVAGGEEMRSSVSISDLKGPVVCPKPRRVGVLANTQVRPLRWHMSHHGEFCDSKAGAELLDIILMKEGHVGELSATQFASSPPYFCGSPPSRSANPLIQDARFGDEKLIPISPLSIPSPSGVSSPSSSSRKGGCTRMKFGLKPAAVRVEGFDCLNRDRQNSSIPAVA is encoded by the exons ATGAATCACTGTAATTTTCAGCAGAACGCCTTTGTGGCCGGCGGCGAAGAGATGAGGAGCTCCGTCTCGATCTCTGATCTGAAGGGCCCTGTTGTTTGCCCAAAGCCTCGTCGTGTCGGGGTTTTGGCTAACACTCAAGTGAGGCCCTTGAGATGGCACATGAG TCATCACGGTGAGTTTTGTGATTCGAAGGCTGGAGCAGAGCTACTGGATATCATTCTTATGAAG GAGGGTCATGTGGGAGAACTATCTGCAACCCAGTTTGCCTCATCACCACCATATTTTTGTGGGTCTCCTCCGAGCAGATCTGCCAACCCTTTAATCCAAGATGCTCGATTTGGAGATGAAAAGTTGATTCCTATTTCGCCATTGTCAATACCATCTCCATCCGGCGTTTCATCTCCATCGTCATCTTCACGCAAAGGAGGTTGTACTAGAATGAAGTTTGGGCTGAAACCGGCCGCAGTTAGAGTAGAAGGTTTTGATTGCCTCAACAGGGATCGCCAAAATTCCAGCATCCCTGCTGTGGCTTAG
- the LOC133859255 gene encoding ribulose bisphosphate carboxylase small subunit, chloroplastic, giving the protein MASSMISSPTIAAVSRATPAQASMVAPFTGLKSTSAFPVTQKSNSDITSLVSNGGRVQCMKVWPPLGLKKFETLSYLPPLNAQQLAKEVDYLLRKGLIPCLEFELEHGFVYRENNRSPGYYDGRYWTMWKLPMFGCNDSSQVLKELEEAKKAYPNSFIRIIGFDNKRQVQIISFIAYKPAGV; this is encoded by the exons ATGGCATCTTCGATGATTTCATCGCCCACCATCGCCGCCGTTAGCCGTGCCACCCCGGCTCAAGCCAGCATGGTTGCACCTTTCACCGGCCTCAAGTCCACCTCAGCTTTCCCGGTCACCCAGAAGAGCAACAGCGACATTACCTCGCTTGTAAGCAATGGTGGAAGAGTGCAATGCATGAAG GTGTGGCCTCCACTTGGATTGAAGAAGTTTGAGACTCTTTCCTACCTTCCACCCCTCAATGCCCAGCAGTTGGCCAAGGAAGTAGACTACCTTCTTCGCAAGGGTCTGATTCCTTGCTTGGAATTCGAGCTGGAG CACGGGTTTGTGTACCGTGAGAACAACAGATCACCAGGATACTATGATGGGCGGTACTGGACCATGTGGAAGCTGCCAATGTTTGGGTGCAATGACTCGTCCCAGGTGTTGAAGGAGCTTGAGGAGGCCAAGAAGGCTTACCCCAATTCCTTCATCCGAATCATTGGATTCGACAACAAGCGTCAAGTGCAAATCATCAGTTTCATTGCCTACAAGCCTGCTGGCGTCTAA